A DNA window from Paraburkholderia sp. IMGN_8 contains the following coding sequences:
- the mdcE gene encoding biotin-independent malonate decarboxylase subunit gamma: MNTGEFSKRGAVWLDALTFSTPLQPNYRPSVRVADARLGDHPARFIAVVPDPDNPFPRARSGEIGLVEAWEIARAVREVVDADAQQDDKRREKRAIVAVIDVASQAYGRREEAYGIHQALAGAADAYASARLAGHPVIGLIVGRAMSGAFLAHGYQANRLVALADSQVMVHAMGKESAARVTLRSVADLEAFTARVPPMAYDIDSYASLGLLWKLLSVSNADAPTLADQSIVEQTLQAALDDIRADPSRGLGGRLGSVHRAASVKVRQKLREQWR, from the coding sequence ATGAACACGGGCGAGTTTTCGAAGCGCGGCGCCGTCTGGCTGGATGCGCTTACTTTCAGCACGCCGTTGCAACCGAACTACCGGCCCTCGGTGCGTGTCGCCGACGCACGGCTGGGCGACCATCCGGCGCGCTTCATTGCCGTGGTGCCGGACCCCGATAATCCCTTCCCGCGTGCACGCAGCGGCGAGATCGGTCTCGTCGAAGCATGGGAGATCGCCCGGGCGGTGCGCGAAGTTGTCGATGCCGATGCTCAACAGGACGACAAGCGCCGCGAGAAGCGCGCGATTGTCGCGGTCATTGACGTCGCGAGCCAGGCGTATGGCCGACGGGAGGAAGCCTATGGCATCCATCAGGCCCTGGCCGGCGCCGCCGATGCCTACGCGAGCGCGCGCCTCGCCGGCCATCCGGTGATCGGTCTGATCGTGGGGCGTGCGATGTCCGGTGCCTTTCTCGCGCACGGCTATCAGGCGAACCGCCTGGTAGCACTTGCGGATTCGCAGGTCATGGTTCACGCGATGGGCAAGGAATCCGCCGCGCGGGTCACGCTGCGCTCGGTTGCCGATCTCGAAGCATTCACGGCCCGCGTGCCGCCGATGGCCTATGACATCGACAGTTACGCCTCGCTCGGATTGCTGTGGAAACTGCTCAGCGTGAGCAACGCCGATGCACCGACGCTCGCCGATCAATCCATCGTGGAACAGACGCTGCAAGCCGCACTCGACGACATCCGCGCCGACCCGTCGCGCGGCCTGGGCGGCCGGCTCGGCAGCGTACACCGCGCGGCCTCGGTGAAGGTGCGTCAGAAGCTGCGCGAGCAATGGCGCTGA